From a single Clostridium isatidis genomic region:
- a CDS encoding HAMP domain-containing sensor histidine kinase, with protein sequence MKKKILTSTLITVVIALVLITSCFFVLLNIRDISNKKEILSTYNNIVIKSLDINKEVIDDIEIFDDKVRFTIINTLGNSLFDTVKIEDVNYLESEDVVNAFNKGQGNTIAFNKKEGRSYVYYSTKINDNTIIRSSISIGGLKEITKGYLKYYIIIIILVIIFSIQISKGLIKSIIDPIKEMEDVTNKIASGDYSKRVKIYSNDEIGSLARTFNEMSDQLQTEIKDSMDKNNKLEAILESMESGVIAVDNKFNIILANQYAKTIFALRDDILGKNLSQCILDYDINEFIKSKNSIEAKEIKILHPVEKIIRVKKAKIINYKNIPIGTVMTLQDITDLKRLENMRSEFVANVSHELKTPLTSIKGFSETLRFVEDSDTKNKFLDIIDKEAERLGNLINDILILSNIENNNKMNEEKFNIAEVIEDVINMVTPQAIKKNIIINFVDEGSKYLLGDSDKFFQMILNLVENAIKYSEAEKNITIRTYDEKEHVFIEVEDQGVGIPQDEVSRIFERFYVVDKSRAKKGTGLGLAIVKHIVKMFNGEIFVESKLGIGSKFIVKIKRNI encoded by the coding sequence ATGAAGAAAAAAATATTAACATCCACATTGATAACAGTAGTAATAGCCCTTGTTTTAATAACAAGTTGTTTCTTTGTATTACTAAATATTAGGGATATAAGCAATAAAAAAGAAATATTATCTACTTATAATAATATCGTAATAAAATCTTTAGATATAAATAAAGAAGTAATTGATGATATAGAAATATTTGATGATAAAGTTAGATTTACTATTATAAATACTCTAGGAAATTCTCTTTTCGATACTGTAAAAATAGAAGATGTAAATTATTTAGAAAGTGAAGATGTAGTAAATGCTTTTAATAAAGGGCAAGGAAATACAATTGCCTTTAATAAAAAAGAAGGTAGAAGTTATGTTTATTATTCAACTAAAATCAATGATAATACAATTATTAGATCATCTATTTCTATCGGAGGATTAAAAGAAATAACAAAGGGTTACTTAAAATACTATATTATAATTATTATTTTAGTAATAATTTTCTCTATTCAAATTTCAAAAGGATTAATAAAGTCAATAATTGATCCAATAAAGGAAATGGAAGATGTGACCAATAAAATTGCTTCTGGAGATTATAGTAAACGAGTAAAAATTTATAGCAATGATGAAATAGGTTCCTTAGCAAGAACATTTAATGAAATGTCAGATCAATTGCAGACAGAAATAAAAGATTCAATGGATAAAAATAATAAACTTGAAGCAATTCTAGAAAGCATGGAGAGCGGTGTTATTGCAGTAGATAATAAATTTAATATAATTCTAGCTAATCAATATGCTAAGACTATCTTTGCATTAAGGGATGACATATTAGGTAAAAATTTATCTCAATGTATTTTAGATTATGATATAAATGAATTTATTAAGAGTAAGAATAGTATTGAGGCAAAAGAAATTAAAATATTACATCCTGTAGAAAAAATTATTAGAGTCAAGAAGGCAAAAATTATAAATTATAAAAATATTCCTATAGGCACTGTAATGACTTTGCAAGATATTACAGATTTAAAAAGATTAGAAAATATGAGAAGTGAATTTGTTGCTAATGTATCCCATGAATTAAAAACACCTTTAACATCAATTAAGGGATTTTCTGAAACCTTACGCTTCGTTGAAGACAGTGATACTAAAAATAAGTTTTTAGATATAATAGATAAAGAAGCAGAAAGGCTGGGTAATTTAATTAATGATATACTTATACTATCAAATATAGAAAATAATAATAAGATGAATGAGGAAAAGTTTAATATAGCTGAAGTTATAGAAGATGTGATTAATATGGTTACTCCTCAAGCAATAAAAAAGAATATTATTATTAATTTTGTTGATGAAGGAAGTAAATATCTTTTAGGAGACAGCGATAAGTTTTTTCAAATGATATTAAATTTAGTAGAAAATGCAATAAAATACTCTGAAGCCGAGAAGAATATAACAATTAGAACTTATGATGAAAAGGAGCATGTTTTTATTGAAGTAGAAGATCAGGGTGTTGGAATACCACAAGATGAAGTATCAAGGATATTTGAAAGATTTTATGTAGTGGATAAATCTAGAGCTAAAAAAGGAACTGGTTTAGGCTTAGCGATAGTAAAACATATTGTAAAGATGTTTAATGGTGAAATATTTGTTGAATCTAAATTAGGGATAGGATCAAAGTTTATAGTAAAAATTAAAAGAAATATATAA
- a CDS encoding winged helix-turn-helix domain-containing protein, with the protein MAKEKILVVDDEEHILELIRYNLENSNYQVLIANNGIDAIKIANKEKPTLILLDLMIPGKDGFDVCKEIRNNKETKNISIIMLTAKGEELDKILGLELGADDYITKPFSIRELLARIKAVLRRSGKVSDNDEESFITDTFSINFKSREVKVLDNNIDLTLKEFELLEILVKNKGKILTRETLLDKIWGYEYIGETRTVDVHIRYLRKKIETDDKNPKYIETIRGVGYRFNPNI; encoded by the coding sequence ATGGCAAAAGAAAAGATTTTAGTGGTAGATGATGAAGAGCACATCTTGGAATTAATAAGATATAACTTAGAAAACTCAAATTATCAAGTATTAATAGCTAATAATGGAATAGATGCTATTAAAATTGCAAATAAAGAAAAACCAACTTTAATTTTACTAGATCTAATGATTCCGGGAAAAGATGGCTTCGATGTATGCAAAGAAATTAGAAATAATAAAGAAACAAAAAATATATCAATAATAATGTTAACAGCCAAGGGAGAGGAATTAGATAAAATACTAGGTCTTGAATTGGGAGCAGATGATTATATAACTAAACCTTTTTCTATTAGAGAGTTACTGGCAAGAATTAAAGCAGTTTTAAGAAGATCAGGCAAAGTTTCAGATAACGATGAAGAAAGCTTTATTACAGATACTTTTTCTATAAACTTTAAAAGCAGGGAAGTTAAAGTATTAGATAATAATATAGACTTAACTTTAAAGGAATTTGAGCTTTTAGAGATATTAGTAAAAAATAAAGGGAAAATTCTTACAAGAGAAACACTTTTAGATAAGATTTGGGGCTATGAATATATAGGAGAAACAAGAACAGTGGATGTTCATATAAGATATTTAAGAAAAAAAATTGAAACTGATGATAAAAATCCTAAGTATATAGAAACTATAAGAGGAGTAGGATATAGGTTTAATCCTAATATATAA
- the pgeF gene encoding peptidoglycan editing factor PgeF, giving the protein MNKLTPKNFNNIEDFLLYEVGKICIVFSTAEKGRSFNRSTEEGINNLYSIKEKFDLKDIIYLKQVHSDKVFKYDNGDEINDNEGDGIITDEKNIAIGVFTADCVPIIIINEEKGAIAAIHSGWRGTFDSIAKNAIEKMKKNYDIDIKKTKVFIGPHIRQCCYEVSEELKIKFLNKTKIKEEKLFKNRNLSMEECILKDLRETGIKEENIYSLELCTHCQKDIKLFSYRRSEGTYGRLFSFAFIK; this is encoded by the coding sequence ATGAATAAATTAACACCAAAAAATTTTAATAATATTGAAGATTTTTTATTATATGAAGTAGGGAAAATATGTATAGTATTTTCTACAGCAGAAAAAGGTAGAAGTTTTAATAGAAGTACAGAAGAAGGAATAAATAATCTTTATAGTATAAAAGAAAAATTTGATTTAAAAGATATAATTTATTTGAAACAAGTTCATAGTGATAAGGTTTTTAAGTATGATAATGGCGATGAAATAAATGATAATGAAGGTGATGGAATAATAACAGATGAAAAAAATATAGCAATTGGAGTATTTACTGCTGATTGTGTTCCTATAATAATAATTAATGAAGAAAAAGGAGCAATAGCTGCAATACATAGTGGATGGAGAGGAACATTTGATTCTATTGCAAAAAATGCTATAGAAAAAATGAAAAAAAATTATGATATAGATATAAAAAAAACTAAAGTATTTATAGGGCCTCATATTAGGCAATGTTGTTATGAAGTTTCAGAAGAATTAAAAATAAAATTCTTAAACAAAACAAAAATTAAAGAAGAAAAGCTTTTTAAGAATAGAAATCTTAGTATGGAAGAATGTATCCTAAAAGATCTTAGAGAAACTGGTATAAAAGAGGAAAATATATATTCCCTTGAATTATGTACTCACTGTCAAAAAGATATTAAGTTATTTTCTTATAGAAGGTCTGAAGGAACCTATGGCAGGTTATTTTCCTTTGCTTTTATAAAATAG
- the nrdR gene encoding transcriptional regulator NrdR — protein sequence MRCPFCLHEESKVVDSRSTDENKTIRRRRECLACGKRYTTYEKVEDIPILVVKRDSTRENFDKQKIINGIIIACQKRPVSRKQIEEIAEEIEKEISNRMITEIESKQIGEMVIDKLKDIDEISYVRFASVYREFKDINTFLEEIKNLMSKNNN from the coding sequence TTGAGATGTCCCTTTTGTTTACATGAAGAGAGTAAGGTAGTTGATTCAAGATCCACTGATGAAAATAAAACTATTAGAAGAAGAAGAGAATGTTTAGCTTGTGGGAAAAGATATACAACTTATGAAAAGGTTGAAGATATTCCAATATTGGTAGTAAAAAGAGATTCAACTAGAGAAAATTTTGACAAACAAAAAATTATAAATGGTATTATTATAGCTTGTCAAAAAAGACCAGTATCAAGAAAACAAATAGAGGAGATTGCAGAAGAAATTGAAAAAGAAATATCAAATAGGATGATAACAGAAATAGAATCTAAACAAATTGGAGAAATGGTAATAGATAAATTGAAAGATATAGATGAAATTTCTTATGTAAGATTTGCCTCTGTTTATAGGGAATTTAAAGATATTAATACATTTTTAGAAGAAATTAAAAATTTAATGTCAAAAAATAATAATTAA
- a CDS encoding YlmC/YmxH family sporulation protein codes for MGFFDNFKLEENVSTEEKENELFLHSLNALRTMEVIDIKTGTKLGYIKDIVVDIENSKVVSILLPGLQKGWFSKEEDIEIPWEKVIKAGMEIILIDSSEVENLNFNI; via the coding sequence ATGGGCTTTTTTGATAATTTTAAATTAGAAGAAAATGTATCTACAGAAGAAAAGGAAAATGAATTATTTTTACATTCATTAAATGCCTTGAGGACTATGGAAGTAATAGATATTAAAACGGGGACTAAACTCGGCTATATAAAAGATATTGTTGTTGATATTGAAAATAGTAAGGTTGTTTCCATATTACTTCCGGGGTTACAAAAAGGATGGTTTAGTAAAGAAGAGGATATAGAAATACCTTGGGAAAAGGTTATTAAAGCAGGAATGGAAATTATACTAATAGATAGTTCTGAAGTGGAGAATTTGAATTTTAATATCTAG
- the sigG gene encoding RNA polymerase sporulation sigma factor SigG — MMINKVEICGVNTSKLPIIKEKEKRELLIKTRNGDKKARETFIQGNLRLVLSVIQRFNNRGENVDDLFQVGCIGLMKAIDNFDLEQNVKFSTYAVPMIIGEIRRYLRDNNSIRVSRSLRDIAYKALLVRDRLVKENNKEPTISQIAEELNIPREEVVFALDAIQDTVSLFEPIYHDGGDAIYVMDQISDSKNSDENWLENISIKEAMKKLNDREKLILTLRFFNGKTQMEVADEIGISQAQVSRLEKTALKHMRKYV, encoded by the coding sequence CTGATGATTAACAAGGTAGAAATATGTGGAGTAAATACATCAAAGTTACCAATAATAAAAGAAAAAGAAAAAAGAGAATTACTTATCAAAACAAGAAACGGAGATAAAAAAGCTAGAGAAACCTTTATTCAGGGAAATTTAAGACTTGTTTTGAGTGTTATTCAAAGATTTAATAACAGAGGCGAAAATGTAGATGATTTATTTCAAGTAGGATGCATAGGATTAATGAAAGCTATAGATAATTTTGATTTAGAACAAAATGTTAAGTTTTCTACTTATGCAGTTCCAATGATAATTGGAGAGATAAGAAGATATTTAAGAGATAATAATTCAATTAGAGTGAGTAGATCCTTAAGGGATATTGCATATAAAGCTTTGTTAGTAAGAGACAGGTTGGTAAAAGAAAATAATAAAGAACCTACTATATCACAAATTGCTGAAGAATTAAATATTCCTAGAGAAGAGGTAGTTTTTGCTTTAGATGCAATACAAGATACGGTATCATTATTTGAACCAATATATCATGATGGTGGAGATGCTATATATGTAATGGACCAAATAAGTGATTCAAAAAATAGTGATGAAAATTGGCTTGAAAATATTTCAATAAAGGAAGCTATGAAAAAATTAAATGATAGGGAAAAACTAATATTAACTTTAAGATTTTTTAATGGAAAAACACAAATGGAAGTTGCAGATGAAATTGGAATTTCACAAGCTCAAGTATCAAGACTAGAGAAAACAGCGTTAAAGCATATGAGAAAATATGTATAG
- the sigE gene encoding RNA polymerase sporulation sigma factor SigE — protein MISIRILLNRILQKLGIIKGEIYYVGGSDALPPPLKKEEEDELVKKLKDGDEAIRDILIERNLRLVVYIARKFENTGIGVEDLISVGTIGLIKAVNTFNPDKKIKLATYASRCIENEILMYLRRNSKIKAEISFYEPLNIDWDGNELLLSDILGTDNDIVYNLIEDEVDKELLFLALKNLNDREKEIVKLRFGLNGTREKTQKEVADMLGISQSYISRLEKKIINRLKKEINKMI, from the coding sequence ATGATAAGTATAAGAATTTTATTAAATCGTATTTTACAAAAATTAGGAATAATAAAAGGTGAAATTTATTATGTTGGAGGAAGTGATGCTCTTCCACCACCATTAAAAAAAGAAGAAGAAGATGAATTAGTAAAAAAACTCAAGGATGGAGATGAAGCGATTAGAGATATATTAATAGAAAGAAATCTAAGATTAGTTGTTTATATAGCAAGAAAATTCGAAAATACAGGAATTGGTGTAGAAGACTTAATTTCGGTAGGAACCATTGGTCTTATTAAGGCAGTAAATACTTTTAATCCAGATAAAAAAATAAAATTAGCAACTTATGCTTCAAGATGTATTGAAAATGAAATACTTATGTATTTAAGAAGAAACAGTAAAATTAAAGCTGAAATATCCTTTTATGAGCCTTTAAACATAGATTGGGATGGAAATGAGCTTTTACTTTCAGATATATTAGGTACAGATAATGATATTGTTTACAATTTAATTGAAGATGAGGTGGATAAGGAATTATTATTTTTAGCATTGAAAAATTTGAATGATAGAGAAAAGGAAATAGTAAAACTTAGATTTGGCTTAAATGGGACAAGGGAAAAAACTCAAAAGGAAGTTGCAGATATGCTTGGAATAAGCCAATCATATATTTCAAGATTAGAGAAAAAAATAATTAATAGATTAAAAAAAGAAATCAATAAAATGATTTAG
- a CDS encoding sigma-E processing peptidase SpoIIGA, which produces MIVYIDILIIENFIINLFLLLVTMKLLRYEYNRKIYIAALIGALYTLVIFSEISFLYSMIVKVLMVFIMVIICQNKIMLKNIIRMVSVFFIVSFTLSGLSFSFSLMNNQYSLFQNFQIRNFTIKYLIIAVMVLYIILNRLIDLIKERSLIKNFIYEIEIRDEDNVIYLKGLLDTGNGLREPVTNLPCIIIENDLIKSLKIDKNEKYYINYNTITEKGSLQGFKSKKIRIRGKNSEWVNVEAIICASKTKLSKENEFNALLSRGVI; this is translated from the coding sequence TTGATAGTTTACATAGATATACTTATTATTGAAAATTTTATTATAAATTTATTCTTACTTTTAGTAACTATGAAGTTACTAAGATATGAATATAATAGAAAAATATATATAGCAGCTCTAATAGGAGCATTATATACTTTAGTAATATTTTCAGAAATTAGTTTTCTATATTCAATGATAGTAAAAGTACTTATGGTATTTATAATGGTAATAATATGTCAAAATAAGATAATGTTAAAGAATATTATAAGAATGGTTTCTGTATTTTTTATAGTATCTTTTACATTAAGCGGGTTAAGTTTTTCTTTTTCTTTAATGAATAATCAATATAGTTTATTTCAAAACTTCCAAATTAGAAATTTTACTATTAAATATTTAATAATTGCTGTAATGGTACTTTATATAATATTAAATAGGCTGATAGATTTAATAAAAGAAAGATCTTTAATAAAGAATTTTATTTATGAAATTGAAATAAGGGACGAGGATAATGTAATTTATTTAAAAGGACTTTTAGATACAGGAAATGGGTTAAGGGAGCCTGTTACAAATTTACCTTGTATAATTATTGAAAATGATTTAATTAAATCATTAAAAATAGATAAAAATGAAAAATATTATATCAATTATAATACAATTACAGAAAAAGGAAGTTTACAAGGCTTTAAAAGTAAAAAGATTAGGATACGAGGGAAAAATAGTGAATGGGTTAATGTAGAGGCTATAATTTGTGCCTCAAAAACTAAGTTAAGTAAGGAAAATGAATTTAATGCATTATTATCAAGAGGGGTTATATAG
- the ftsZ gene encoding cell division protein FtsZ — protein MLDFEVDMQELTNIKVIGCGGGGGNAVNRMIKEGLKNVEFIAVNTDKQALMLSHANVKIQIGEKLTKGLGAGANPEIGKKAAEESREEIAEAIKGANMVFITAGMGGGTGTGAAPIVAEIAKSLNILTVGVVTKPFPFEGKRRMRHAEMGIENLMKAVDTLVIIPNERLLTMADKKTTLLDSFKLADDVLRQGVQAISDLITIPGVVNADFADIETVMLNKGLAHMGVGIAKGDNKAQEAVKQAISSPLLETSIDGATGVIINFTGGVDLGAIEVYEAADIVREAADPDASIIFGAVIDETLSDEIRITVIATGFEGDNNGVIKEEPVFDKRVHKEQAINREAEINEPKRRVDPLLDFETDSVNIPSFLRSRK, from the coding sequence TTGTTAGATTTCGAAGTGGATATGCAAGAATTAACTAATATTAAAGTAATTGGTTGTGGTGGCGGTGGTGGAAATGCCGTAAATAGAATGATTAAAGAAGGCTTAAAGAACGTTGAGTTTATTGCCGTTAATACAGATAAACAAGCATTAATGCTATCTCATGCAAATGTAAAAATTCAAATTGGAGAAAAATTAACTAAAGGTTTAGGGGCAGGTGCAAATCCTGAGATAGGAAAGAAGGCTGCTGAAGAAAGTAGAGAAGAAATTGCAGAAGCAATAAAAGGTGCTAATATGGTGTTTATTACTGCCGGAATGGGTGGTGGAACTGGTACTGGTGCTGCGCCTATAGTTGCTGAAATAGCAAAATCATTAAACATATTAACGGTTGGAGTTGTAACAAAGCCATTTCCATTTGAAGGAAAAAGAAGAATGAGACATGCTGAAATGGGTATAGAAAACCTAATGAAGGCAGTTGATACATTAGTTATAATTCCAAATGAAAGATTATTAACAATGGCTGATAAAAAGACTACTCTTTTAGATTCTTTTAAATTAGCTGATGATGTATTAAGACAAGGTGTACAAGCGATTTCAGACCTTATTACCATTCCTGGTGTAGTAAATGCTGACTTTGCAGATATAGAAACTGTTATGTTAAATAAAGGTTTAGCACATATGGGAGTTGGAATTGCAAAAGGAGATAATAAAGCACAAGAAGCCGTAAAACAAGCAATTTCATCACCTTTATTAGAAACTTCAATCGATGGAGCTACTGGTGTAATTATTAACTTCACTGGTGGGGTAGATTTAGGAGCAATTGAAGTTTATGAAGCAGCAGATATTGTAAGAGAAGCTGCTGACCCAGATGCAAGCATTATTTTTGGTGCTGTTATTGATGAAACACTATCAGATGAAATAAGAATAACTGTTATTGCTACAGGATTTGAAGGGGATAATAATGGAGTAATAAAGGAAGAACCAGTATTTGATAAAAGAGTTCATAAAGAGCAAGCTATTAATAGAGAAGCTGAAATAAATGAGCCAAAAAGAAGAGTTGATCCTCTACTAGATTTTGAAACCGATAGTGTAAATATTCCAAGTTTTTTAAGATCAAGAAAATGA
- a CDS encoding type IV pilus twitching motility protein PilT encodes MYALKDLLSKTIEIGASDLHLTVGLAPTVRKNGTLEKVGDHKLTPSELREFAKEILAEKYAEYNEVGEIDTSYSISGIGRFRVNIFKQRNSDAIAIRVIALKIPTLDELKHPKVIKEILKKQRGLVLVTGPTGSGKSTTLAAIINEINNTREAHIITLEDPIEYLHKHNKSIINQREIGKDSRTYESALKAILREDPDVILVGEMRDLETISIALTAAETGHLVFSTLHTIGAAKTIDRIIDVFPPHQQQQIRIQLAAVLQGVISQQLVPTQKNNGRVAALEIMVTTPGIQNLIREGKTYQIESAIQTGGKYGMKTMDMALAELYKTGQIDLDTALSYSVDRETLKRIIMI; translated from the coding sequence ATGTATGCATTAAAAGATCTATTAAGCAAAACTATAGAGATAGGAGCATCAGACTTACATTTAACAGTTGGATTAGCTCCAACTGTAAGAAAAAATGGTACTTTAGAGAAAGTAGGTGATCATAAATTAACTCCTAGTGAATTAAGAGAATTTGCAAAAGAAATATTAGCAGAAAAGTATGCTGAATACAATGAAGTGGGAGAAATCGATACTTCCTACTCAATTTCTGGAATTGGAAGATTTAGGGTAAATATATTTAAACAAAGAAATAGTGATGCTATTGCAATAAGAGTAATTGCATTAAAAATTCCTACTCTAGATGAATTAAAACATCCAAAAGTTATAAAAGAAATATTAAAAAAACAAAGGGGATTAGTTTTAGTAACAGGGCCAACTGGTAGTGGTAAAAGTACTACCCTTGCGGCTATAATAAATGAAATAAATAATACAAGAGAAGCACATATTATAACGTTAGAGGATCCTATCGAATATCTTCATAAGCATAATAAATCAATTATTAATCAAAGAGAAATAGGAAAAGATAGTAGAACTTATGAAAGTGCATTAAAAGCTATTTTAAGAGAAGATCCTGATGTTATCCTTGTAGGGGAGATGAGAGACCTGGAAACAATATCTATTGCCTTAACAGCGGCAGAAACAGGACACTTAGTTTTCTCTACATTACATACAATAGGGGCAGCTAAGACAATAGATAGAATAATAGATGTTTTTCCGCCGCACCAACAGCAACAAATTAGAATCCAGCTTGCAGCAGTTTTACAAGGAGTAATATCGCAACAATTAGTTCCTACTCAAAAGAATAATGGAAGAGTTGCTGCTTTAGAAATTATGGTCACAACTCCAGGTATTCAAAATTTAATAAGAGAAGGAAAAACATATCAAATAGAATCAGCTATTCAAACTGGTGGAAAATATGGTATGAAAACAATGGATATGGCTCTAGCTGAACTATATAAAACAGGACAAATAGATTTAGATACTGCTTTAAGTTATTCTGTAGATAGGGAAACTTTAAAAAGAATTATAATGATTTAA
- the sigK gene encoding RNA polymerase sporulation sigma factor SigK yields MFFLSNIIELLCNSVFLTGYITGNNTFPKPLDEGEEEYYLNQLKKGDRNAKGVLIERNLRLVAHIVKKYNFPNKDIDELISIGTVGLIKAIDSFDSSKGTRLATYASRCIENEILMLFRNNKKQRNEVYLQDPIGVDKEGNEICLIDVLSSEKDSVLEKVESNLQIKQLYNKIGISLTEREGKILKMRYGLVDGRCRTQREIAALLGISRSYVSRIEKKALKKLKKELYSK; encoded by the coding sequence ATGTTTTTTTTATCTAATATTATAGAACTATTATGTAATTCTGTATTTTTAACAGGTTATATTACAGGAAATAATACATTTCCTAAACCATTAGATGAAGGAGAAGAGGAATATTATTTAAATCAACTGAAAAAGGGAGATAGAAATGCTAAGGGTGTATTAATTGAAAGAAATTTAAGACTTGTAGCTCACATAGTGAAAAAGTATAATTTTCCTAATAAGGATATTGATGAATTAATATCTATAGGGACAGTAGGATTGATTAAAGCTATAGATTCTTTTGATTCCTCAAAGGGAACTAGACTAGCTACTTATGCTTCAAGATGTATAGAAAATGAAATATTAATGCTTTTTAGAAATAACAAAAAACAAAGAAATGAAGTATACCTACAAGATCCAATAGGTGTTGACAAAGAGGGGAATGAAATATGTTTAATCGACGTATTAAGCAGTGAAAAGGACTCAGTCTTAGAAAAAGTAGAAAGTAATTTACAAATTAAGCAGTTATATAATAAAATAGGAATTTCCTTAACTGAAAGAGAAGGTAAAATACTAAAAATGAGATATGGCCTTGTTGATGGAAGATGCCGTACCCAAAGGGAAATAGCCGCGTTACTAGGAATATCTAGATCCTATGTATCTAGAATTGAAAAAAAAGCTCTCAAAAAATTAAAAAAAGAATTATACAGTAAGTAG